The Streptomyces sp. NBC_00597 DNA segment CCGGCCTTCGCGGGCAGCGCGGTGGCGGGCCTCGTCGTCCTGGTCCCCCTCACCCTCTTCCTGCGGGACCACCCGGAAGGCCACGAGCCGCCGCCGGTGCGCCGGGGCGGCGGGGGCTTCGTACGCCGCCAGATCCGCGACTCCTGGCGCGAACCCGGCACCCGCCTGGGCCTGTGGGTGCACTTCACGACCCAGTTCCCGGCGATGGTGTTCCTGCTGCTGTGGGGCATGCCGTTCCTCGTCGAGGACCAGGGGCTGGCGCGGACCACCGCGGCGGGCCTGCTGACCCTGGTGGTGGCCTCGAACATGGGCTTCGGCCTCGTCTACGGCCAACTCATCGGCCGCCGCCAGTCGGCCCGCATCCCGCTGGCCCTGGGCACGGTCGCCCTCACGGCACTGCTGTGGGCCTCGGTCCTGGCGTACCCGGGTGCCCACGCCCCGATGTGGCTCCTCGTCACCCTGTGCGTCGTCCTGGGCACGTGCGGCCCGGCGTCGATGATCGGCTTCGACTTCGCCCGTCCCGCGAACCCCGCGGAACGCCAGGGCACCGCGTCGGGCATCACCAACATGGGCGGCTTCCTGGCGTCGATGACGACCCTGCTGGCGGTGGGCCTCCTCCTGGACGCCACCGGCGACGACTACCGGATCGCCTTCTCGTCGGTCTTCGCGGTGGAACTCCTGGGCCTGACCCAGATCCTGCGCCTGCGCCCCCAGGCGCTGACCCGCGAACGCACCCGCCTGGACGCGCCGGCGCCCCGGCCCGTGTCCCAGGGCCGGGGCGCCGACGCGTCCCCCGTTCAGTTGTAGGTCGGGAGGACCCCGTTCCGTACGGGCGTTCCGTGCCGGACCCCCACGTGCGCCGGGCGGGAGAGACCCCCGTCCCCTCCGGCCCGCCGGCCGCGGTGGCCCCGGCATCCGGCCAACGGCTGCCGACTCTACGGCCGGACCGGGCCCCGGGATGTGCCGGGCGTGCACGGCTCGTTGATCTTGCGCGCAAGTGCCTCCCGGACCGCCCACTGCCGGAACTCGGTGGGGCTGGCCCCGTACGCCTCCCGGAACGTCCGGCTGAAGACGGCGGGGTTGGTGAACCCCCACCGCCGTGCGACGGCGTGGACGGGGCTGGTGAGGAGCCCCGGGGCCGCGAGATCGGCCCGGCACCGCTCCAGCCGGCGCTGCCGGATCCCGGCCGCGACGGTCTGCCCCTGCTCCCGGAACAACAGCTGGAGCCACCGCAGCGAGATGCCGTGCCGGGCGGCGACGGCGGACGGCGTCAGCTGGGGGTCGCCGAGGTTGTGGTCGATGAAGGAGTTGATCCGCTCCATCAGCGCGCGGTTGCGCGCCTCGGCGGACAGCTCGTCCTCGGCGCCCAGCTGCCCGGCGAGGCAGGCGCCCACGAGGTCGAGGGCGACCGTTCCCAGCCGGTTCAGTTCCGCCGGCCCGCAGTCCGCGCCGTGCGCCGCCAGCGAGCGCATGTACTGCGCGAGGATCGCCCCCAGGCCGTGGCCGCCGGGGATGCGCCGGGCGAGCAGCCGCTCGACCCGGGCGCCGCGCAGGGGCATCGCGTCGCGCGGGAACGACAGGGTCACGGCCCGGATCAGGCCGTCGTCGCCGGGCAGCGCCAGCGACTCCATGGGCAGCGAGGTGTCCCAGAGGACCATGTCACCGCTGAACAGACCCGTATCGGAACGATTCTGCGCGAGTGACATCGCGCCGTCGGTGACGAGCCCGATCTGGTACTGCTCGGGGTCGCTGCGCCGGACGTGCGCGGCCGTGCGCCGCGAGTGCAGCGAACTGAAGTCGAAGGTCGACACCTGCACACCGCCGAGGTCCAGCACGGAGGCTTCCGCCCAGAACTTCCCCGGCCGCCCGCTGCGGATCGCGGTGGAAACGAGTTCCTGCGCGACGACGTCGGTGAACCAATCGAGCCGTTCCGCCTCCGGCACGACAGCCGACGACAATCTGGACCACACCTCTGGAAACCTCCTGCCGCGGCGGCCGTCCCGCCCGTGACAGGGACGAGAAACCGCGCACGCCGGTTCTCGGAGGTCCGCGCCGGCTACCGGCGGGCCGCCCGGCGCGCTACGGGGTCACGGCGAAGTTGGCCAGGATGGCGGCCGCCAGCTCCGCATCGCCCTCGATCTTCACCCGGTCCGCGACTGCGCCCGCGCGGACCCGCCCCGCCGCGAGCCGTACGTACGTCTCCCAGTCCGTCGTCAGCGTCACGGCCGGCCCCAGCGAGGGCGCCTTGTCGATCGTCGCGCGTCCCTCGGCGTCCACGCGTACCGTCCGCATGAACTCCACCGGCCCGTGCACGTCGATGACCACCGCCGAGTTCGCCGGCGCTCCGGCCAGCTTCGCGACCACCTTCGGCAGCCCGGCGAGCAGCATGTCCCGCGCCACGAACGCCCCCGGCGAGTCCCAGTTCCCCGGCGCGCCCAGCGCCGCCCGCAGGTCCTGCTCGTGGATCCACACGTCGAACGCCCGCAGCCGCAGCGCCAGCTCCAGCGTCACCTGTTCGCCCAGCGGCCCGCGCACCATGGTGGCCGGATCCCGCTTCTCGTTGCGCAGCTGACGGGACCTCCGGATGATCGTGTATTCGAGCTCCGAGGTCATCTCCGGCGCGGTGTGGTGCCGCCGGACGTCCACCTGTACCTCCATGTACCGGGTGAACTCGTCGACCACGTGCCGCAGGTCCCTCGCGACGGTGTGGATCGGCCGGGGGTCCCCCAGCTGCTCGCACTCGATGCCGATGATGTGGGACACCACGTCGCGGACGGACCACCCGGGGCACGGCGTCGCCCGGTTCCACTCGCCCTCCGTCAGGGGGAGGACCAGCTCGGATATCGCCTCGATGGAGTGCGTCCACGCGTCGGCATAGGGCTGGAGGCTGGGATGCGGCTGGACGGTCAACGGGACCCCTCGCGTGCTGTTCAGTGGCGCGTTTTCTGGAAGCGTGTGGACTGCTCCCAAAACTACGCTGCCGGTGAGCGCCCCGGCAGTGCTTTCGTGTGACGATCGTAGGCCCGAGTTGACGGCTTGAAAGCCAGGACGGTGGTACTGTGCGCGCCTCTCTGATCCAAATCGCCGTGACCGACGGCGAGTCGGTCGCTTCACGCCGTGCCCGCGTGGCCGATCTCGTACGGGATCAGGCCGGGTCGGACCTCGTCGTCCTGCCCGAACTGTGGACGGTGGGCGCCTTCGCCTACGAGCAGTTCGAGACCGAGGCCGAGCCGCTGGACGGCCCGACGTACGAGGCGATGTCCAAGGCGGCGAGCGACGCGGGGGTCTGGCTGCACGCCGGTTCGGTCGTGGAGCGTGCCGGCGACGGGTCGCTCTACAACACCGCCCTCGTCCTCTCCCCGTCGGGCGAGCTGGCCGCCACGTACCGCAAGATCCACCGCTTCGGCTTCGACCAGGGCGAGGCCGTGCTGATGACGGCCGGCGACTCCCTCACCACCGTGACCCTGCCGGAGCAGACCCTCGGCATCGCCACCTGCTACGACCTGCGCTTCCCCGAGCTGTTCCGCGGCCTGGTCGACGCCGGGGCCACCACGATGGTCGTCGCCGCGGGCTGGCCGGCCCGCCGCCGGGCCCACTGGACCCTGCTGAACCGGGCCCGGGCCGTCGAGGACCAGTCGTACGTCCTCGCCTGCGGGCTGGCCGGTACGCACTCGGGCGTCGAGCAGGCCGGGCACAGCCTGGTGGTGGACCCCTGGGGCGAGGTGCTGGCCGAGGCGGGCCCCGGCGAGGACGTCCTCACCGTCGACCTGGACCCGGCGAAGGTGGCCGAGACCCGGGAGCAGTTCCCGGCCCTCAAGGACCGCCGCCTGAACCGCTGACCCCGCTGTTCGCGGTGGTCACGGCCGAGGGGACCGTGCGGCCGGGTCTCGCGGCTGGATCTCGCGGCCGGACGGTGCGGCCGGATCGTGCGGCCGGGCCGCGCCGCCGCCGCCCGGTCAGGCCCCTTCCCTCCCCTACGCCGGGTGCTCGCGCTCCTTCTCGGCCATCCGGATCACGCACACGGCGACGGCGATCAGCAGCGCCGCGTCCGCGTCCTCCCGGATCACGTCCACGGCGTACGTCTCGCGGATCCGGTACCACTGGCGCGAGACCAGCGCGAGCAGCTCCCCCTCGTACTCGATCTTGAACTCGCGGTCCAGGAGCCGCCCGCTGACATCGAGCTCGGTGCCCTCGACCAGCGTCACGAGATAGTGGTTGCGCAGCAGCGAGAGCCGCTTGCGGCGGATCACCGCGAGCCGGAGCTCGTCCCGTTCCAGCGTCATCGCGTCGCGCAGGCTGAACAGCTTCTCCCGCAGCGTGATCAGGATCTGCCCGTCCGGGTTCTTCAGCTCCAGCGTGTCCCGGACGCGCAGCGCCTTCCCGTCGACGAGGAACGCGTGCCTCCCGTCCTCGTCCTCGATCCAGTAGTCGTCCCCGACGGCCAGCACTTTGTCCCGAACCAGGTATTTCATGCCCGCATCGATGCCCGCGATAGGTTGCCGCCATGCCCCTGCTCTACGTGACCGACCTGGCGTACCCGGCGCGCGGCCGCCGCTACTGCGACGAGGACATCCTCCTCACCTCCCGCCTGCGCGAGCACTTCCCGCTCGCCCTGTGCCACCCGCTCGACGCGGCGGCCATGATGGCGGACTTCGACGCGGTGATCGTCCGCAACAGCGGACCGGTCCTGCACTACCAGGAGGCGTACGACGCCTTCCGCGCGGCCGCCCTCGCCGCCGGCACCCGCGTCTACAACCCGCTCACCGGCCGCGGCGACATGGCAGGCAAGCAGTACCTCCTCGACCTCACGGCGGCCGGCCACCCGGTGATCCCCACGATCGACGACCCCGCGGACCTCGCCAAGCTCCCGTCGGCACCCTCGTACGCGGTGAAGCCCAAGCAGGGCGCGGACTCCATAGGCCTGACCTTCACCCCGCACCCGGCCGGCCCGGCGGGGGAGAACCTCATCCAGCCGCGCATCGACTTCTCGTACGAGGTGTCCTTCTACTTCGTCGACGACGCCTTCCAGTACGCCCTCTACGCCCCGGACCCGGCCCGCCGCTGGGAGCTGGTGCCGTACGGGGCCACCCCGGCGGACCTCGACTTCGCCCGCGGCTTCATCGAGTGGAACACCCTGTCGCACGGCATCCAGCGGGTGGACGCCTGCCGCGCCCCCTCCGGCGAACTCCTCCTGGTCGAGCTTGAGGACCTGAACCCGTACCTCTCCCTGGACCTCGTCTCCCCGGCGGAGCGGGAGTCCTTCATCACCGCTCTCACCGAATCCCTCCACTCCTTCCTCACCGTCTGATGTCAGAGGGGGATGCCAGGCTTCCCCCATGGACAAGCACACGTTCTGGAAGCTGATCGAGACGGCCCGGTCGGAGGCCGATCCCGACCAAGTCGCGTCATACGCCTCGGAGTTGCTGGCGCGCCGTCCCGAGGTCGAAATAGCCGCGGCCCAACAGGTGCTGTGGGACCTGCTGGCGGAGTCCTACCGCAGCCCCCTGTGGGCCGCGGCCTACGTCATCAACGGCGGCTGCTCGGACGACGGCTTCGACTACTTCCGCGGCTGGCTCCTGACCCAGGGCGAGGCGGCCTTCGCCCGCGCCCTGGCCGACCCCGACTCCCTGGCGGACCACCCCGCGGTCCGCGAGGCGGCGGCGGAGGGCCTGGAGCTGTGGGACGAGGAGGCCCTCTCGATCGCCTGGACGGCGTACGAGGCGCGCACGGGGCACGAACTCCCCGCGGACTCCTTCACGATCAGCTACCCGCCGCTGGACCCGGCCTGGAACTTCGACTTCGACGACACGGCGGAGACCTCCACCCGCCTCCCCCGCCTGAGCGCCCTCTTCGCCTTCGCCTAGAGCCGGTGGTGTCGGGGCCGATGCCGAAGGGCGCCGCCGCGCTCCGTCGTCACCCCGCGGGTGTCTTCATACCGCTGCGACGGGGCGTTCACGGGCGGATGGCAAGCTTGAAACATGAACGATGCTGCCCCGGCGCCCACCCCTGCGCCCGCGCCCCGCCGCCGTGCCCGTGTCCGTGCCCCCGAGCTGATCGGCAAGGGCGGCTGGCTGAACACGGGAGGCAAAGAGCTGACCCTCGCCGACCTGCGAGGTAAGTGCGTTGTTGTTGATTTCTGGACCTTCTGCTGCATCAACTGTCTGCACGTCCTGGACGAGCTGCGGGAGCTGGAGGAGAAGCACCGCGACACCGTCGTGATCATCGGCGTGCACTCGCCGAAGTTCGTCCACGAGGCCGAGCACGCGGCCGTCGTCGATGCCGTCGAGCGGTACGAGGTGCACCACCCCGTGCTGGACGATCCCGAGCTGGCGACCTGGAAGCAGTACGCCGTACGGGCCTGGCCGACGCTCGTCGTGATCGACCCCGAGGGGTACATCGTCGCGCAGCACGCCGGTGAGGGGCACGCGCACGCCATCGCGCAGCTCGTGGAGGAGCTTCAGGTCGAGCACGAGGCCAAGGGGACCCTGCGGCGCGGGGACGGGCCGTACGTGGCACCCGAGCCGGTGGCGACCGACCTGCGGTTCCCCGGGAAGGCGCTCGTGCTGCCGACCGGGAACCTGCTCGTGTCGGACTCGACGCGGCACCAGCTCGTGGAGCTGGCCGCCGACGGCGAGAGCGTCGTACGGCGCATCGGCAGCGGGGAGCGCGGCTTCACCGCTGACAGCTTCAGCGAGCCGCAGGGGCTGGCGCTGCTGCCCGACGGGTCCGTGATCGTCGCCGACACCGTCAATCACGCGCTGCGCCGTTTCGACCCCGTGACGGGCGCCGTCGAGACCGTCGCCGGAACCGGTCGGCAGTGGTGGCAGGGGTCTCCGACGTCCGGGCCGGCCCTGGAGGTCGACCTGTCCTCGCCGTGGGACGTCGCCTGGTGGCGGGACAAGGTGTGGATCGCCATGGCGGGCGTGCACCAGCTGTGGACCTGGGACCCGCAGACCGGGACCGTCGCCGTCGCCGCCGGGACGACCAGCGAGGGCCTGCATGACGGGCCCGCCCTGGAGGCCTGGCTCGCGCAGCCGTCCGGGCTCGCGGCCGCCGGGGAGGACCGGCTGTGGATCGCCGACTCCGAGAACAGCGCCCTGCGGTACGTCGAACCCACGGAGGAGGGCGAGGGGTACGCCGTACGCACCGCCGTCGGGACCGGCCTCTTCGACTTCGGGCACCGGGACGGCGACGCCGGCCAAGCCCTGCTCCAGCACCCGCTCGGGGTGACCGCGCTGCCCGACGGCTCGGTCGCGGTGTGCGACACGTACAACCACGCCCTGCGCCGCTTCGACCCGGCGACCGGCCAGGTCTCCACGCTGGCCACCGACCTGCGGGAACCCAGCGACGCCGTGCTCGTCGGCGAGGACATCGTCGTCGTCGAGTCCGCCCGGCACCGGCTGACCCGGCTGCGGCTGCCGGAGGAGGCGGTACGGGTCGACGCCGTCGCGCACCGGACCCAGCGGGCCGCCACCGAGGTCGCCCCGGGCACGCTCCGGCTCGACGTGGTGTTCCAGGCGCCGACCGGCCAGAAGCTCGACACCCGGTACGGGCCCTCGACGCGGCTGCTGGTCTCCTCGACCCCGCCGGAGCTCCTGGTGGCGGGCGAGGGGGCCGGGACGGACCTGTTCCGGGAGCTGGCCCTGAACCCGGACGTCACCGAGGGCGTCCTGCACGTCTCCGCCATGGCGGCCTCGTGCGACGACGACCCGGCGAACGAGTACCCCGCCTGCCACGTGCACCAGCAGGACTGGGGCGTGCCGGTCACCGTCACGGCCGACGGCGCCGCCCGGCTCCCGCTCGTGCTCGCCGGGCTCGACGCCTAGCGACAGGACGGCATCCGGCCGGGGCCCGCAGCGGGCCCCGGCCGGACGGCTCAGCTCCCGGCGCGGCTGCGGCTGCCGTCGTCTTCGTCCTGGGCGCTGTCTTCGTCGGCGGCCTGGTCTTCGTCCTGGGCGCTGCCTTCGTCGGCGGCCTGGTCTTCGTCCTGGCTGCTGTTTTCGTCGGCGGCTTGGTCTTCGTCCTTGGCCTGGTCCTCGTCCTTGGCCTGGTCGTCGCGCCGGCCGTGGTCCTCGTCCTGGCGGTGGTTCTCGTCGGTGGCCTGGTCGTCGCGCCGGCCGTGGTCCTCGTCTCGGCCGTGGTCCTCGTCCTTGGCCTGGTCGTCGTGCCGGCCGTGGTCCTCGTCCTTCGCTTGGTCCTTGCGCCGGCCGTGGTCCTCGTCCTTGGCGTTGTCCCCGGTCTTGGCGTTGTCCCCGGTCTTGCCGTGGTCCTCGGACTTGCCGTGGTCGTCCTTGCCCTCCTTGCCCTGCTTGCCCTCCTTGCTCTCCTTGCTCTCCTTGCCGTTCTCGGCCTTGGGCTGCGCGGCGTCGGCGATCAGCAGGTTCGGGTCGATGCCCGTGAGGAAGGCGCCGCTGGTCACGTAGACCTTGTGGTGGCGGATCGCCACGGCGGTCGGACCGGACAGCCCGTCCGCCCCGGTCAGCACGATGGTGTGGGTGCCGTTGGGCCGGACCAGGGCGAGCTCGCTGGCCTCGGTGTTCAGTGCGGCGAGCACCGTCGTGCCGTGCCCGGCGAACGCGAAGTCGTCGATCCCCGTCAGCCCGGTGGCCTGCGTCCTGATCGGGCCCGCGGACCCGTCCTTCTCGACCGGGATCCGCAGCAGCGTGCCCCGGTCGGAGTTCGATACCCAGACCGCACGGTCGCGCACCTTGATGCCGTTGGCGCCGACGAACGTGGACGGTTCCAGCGCGGCGCCGGTGGCCCAGGTCGTCACCTCGGGCTCTTTGCCGAGCGAGACGCGCCGCACGGCGCCGAGGACGGAGTCGGCGACGTAGAGCAGGCCGAGGTGCTCGTCGAGGGCGATGCCGTTGGCGAAGCCGTCCGCCGGCAGGTCGACGAACTTGGTGACCTCGCCGTCCGGGGCGATCCGGTAGATGCCGGTCTCGGCGGTGCCGGTGTTGTACGCGACGTAGAGCGACCCGTCCTTGGTGCGGACGATCCCGCTCACGACGGCGGCGCCGACGAGCGGTGTCTGCGGGTTCGCGACGAAGGGCAGCGTCGCGAGGACATGTTTGCCGCCGTGGCGGTCCACGCGGACCACCTGCCGGGCCAGCGCGAGGGTCAGATCGGCGGAGCCGTCGGGCTCCAGGGCGAGGTTCTCCGGTGTCTGGCCGGCCTTGAAGTCGAAGTGCGCGACGATCCGCGGGTTCGTGAGGGCGAACGGGGACTTGGCTGACGGGGGCGGCGCCGGCGCGGGCGCCGCGAAGGCGCCTGCTGCGGGGGCGGATACGAGCAGGGCGAGGGCGATGCCCACGGCGCCGGTGGTGCGCGGCGTACGGAGTCTGCGGGTCGTGCGGGGCACGGGGGCCATGCGGAACAGGCGGAGCACGGGACTCTCCTTGTCGACCGGGAGTGACAGGAGTCCAGAACAACATGACGGAATGTCACTATCGGTTCATCACACCGCGTCGCCCCGCAGATCGACCCACCCGGCCGAAGCCGGTGCCCGCGTCCGCACCGCCCGCCGGGACGTTCCGGTAGGCGGTGCGGGGCGCGTCAGCCCTCCAGGAAGGCCACGAGCGCGTTCGCGAGCAGGTACGGGTCGTCCGCACCGCACAGTTCGCGGGCGCTGTGCATGGAGAGGATCGCGACGCCGATGTCCACGGTCTGGATCCCGTGCCGGGCGGCCGTGATCGGGCCGATCGTCGTACCGCAGGGCATCGAGTTGTTCGAGACGAACGTCTGCCACGGCACGCCGGCCCGCTCGCAGGCCGCCGCGAACACCGCGCGCCCGCTGCCGTCCGTCGCGTACCGCTGGTTGACGTTGACCTTGAGGATCGGGCCGCCGTTGGCGCGAGGGTGGTGCGAAGGGTCGTGGCGCTCCGCGTAGTTGGGGTGCACGGCGTGGCCGGTGTCCGAGGACAGGCAGATGGTGCCCGCGAAGGCCCGCGCGCGGTCCTCGTAGGTGCCGCCGCGCGAGAAGACGGAACGTTCCAGCACGTTCCCGAGCAGTGGGCCGTCCGCGCCCGTGTCCGACTGCGAGCCGTTCTCCTCGTGGTCGAACGCGGCCAGCA contains these protein-coding regions:
- a CDS encoding DUF4240 domain-containing protein; the encoded protein is MDKHTFWKLIETARSEADPDQVASYASELLARRPEVEIAAAQQVLWDLLAESYRSPLWAAAYVINGGCSDDGFDYFRGWLLTQGEAAFARALADPDSLADHPAVREAAAEGLELWDEEALSIAWTAYEARTGHELPADSFTISYPPLDPAWNFDFDDTAETSTRLPRLSALFAFA
- a CDS encoding carbon-nitrogen family hydrolase; translation: MRASLIQIAVTDGESVASRRARVADLVRDQAGSDLVVLPELWTVGAFAYEQFETEAEPLDGPTYEAMSKAASDAGVWLHAGSVVERAGDGSLYNTALVLSPSGELAATYRKIHRFGFDQGEAVLMTAGDSLTTVTLPEQTLGIATCYDLRFPELFRGLVDAGATTMVVAAGWPARRRAHWTLLNRARAVEDQSYVLACGLAGTHSGVEQAGHSLVVDPWGEVLAEAGPGEDVLTVDLDPAKVAETREQFPALKDRRLNR
- a CDS encoding maleylpyruvate isomerase family mycothiol-dependent enzyme, encoding MTVQPHPSLQPYADAWTHSIEAISELVLPLTEGEWNRATPCPGWSVRDVVSHIIGIECEQLGDPRPIHTVARDLRHVVDEFTRYMEVQVDVRRHHTAPEMTSELEYTIIRRSRQLRNEKRDPATMVRGPLGEQVTLELALRLRAFDVWIHEQDLRAALGAPGNWDSPGAFVARDMLLAGLPKVVAKLAGAPANSAVVIDVHGPVEFMRTVRVDAEGRATIDKAPSLGPAVTLTTDWETYVRLAAGRVRAGAVADRVKIEGDAELAAAILANFAVTP
- a CDS encoding LURP-one-related family protein, whose translation is MKYLVRDKVLAVGDDYWIEDEDGRHAFLVDGKALRVRDTLELKNPDGQILITLREKLFSLRDAMTLERDELRLAVIRRKRLSLLRNHYLVTLVEGTELDVSGRLLDREFKIEYEGELLALVSRQWYRIRETYAVDVIREDADAALLIAVAVCVIRMAEKEREHPA
- a CDS encoding NHL domain-containing thioredoxin family protein, with the protein product MNDAAPAPTPAPAPRRRARVRAPELIGKGGWLNTGGKELTLADLRGKCVVVDFWTFCCINCLHVLDELRELEEKHRDTVVIIGVHSPKFVHEAEHAAVVDAVERYEVHHPVLDDPELATWKQYAVRAWPTLVVIDPEGYIVAQHAGEGHAHAIAQLVEELQVEHEAKGTLRRGDGPYVAPEPVATDLRFPGKALVLPTGNLLVSDSTRHQLVELAADGESVVRRIGSGERGFTADSFSEPQGLALLPDGSVIVADTVNHALRRFDPVTGAVETVAGTGRQWWQGSPTSGPALEVDLSSPWDVAWWRDKVWIAMAGVHQLWTWDPQTGTVAVAAGTTSEGLHDGPALEAWLAQPSGLAAAGEDRLWIADSENSALRYVEPTEEGEGYAVRTAVGTGLFDFGHRDGDAGQALLQHPLGVTALPDGSVAVCDTYNHALRRFDPATGQVSTLATDLREPSDAVLVGEDIVVVESARHRLTRLRLPEEAVRVDAVAHRTQRAATEVAPGTLRLDVVFQAPTGQKLDTRYGPSTRLLVSSTPPELLVAGEGAGTDLFRELALNPDVTEGVLHVSAMAASCDDDPANEYPACHVHQQDWGVPVTVTADGAARLPLVLAGLDA
- a CDS encoding MFS transporter; the encoded protein is MSAPVGGPVSGPALFRDPPGGRTAVAVWSIGVAVYFVAVIFRTSLGVAGLEAVDRFHVNASALSAFSLLQLLVYAGMQVPVGLMVDRLGTKRVLTLGAVLFTAGQIGFALSPSYEMALAARALLGCGDAMTFISVLRLGTRWFPARRGPLMAQLAGLVGMAGNLVSTLVLAPVLHGVGWVPAFAGSAVAGLVVLVPLTLFLRDHPEGHEPPPVRRGGGGFVRRQIRDSWREPGTRLGLWVHFTTQFPAMVFLLLWGMPFLVEDQGLARTTAAGLLTLVVASNMGFGLVYGQLIGRRQSARIPLALGTVALTALLWASVLAYPGAHAPMWLLVTLCVVLGTCGPASMIGFDFARPANPAERQGTASGITNMGGFLASMTTLLAVGLLLDATGDDYRIAFSSVFAVELLGLTQILRLRPQALTRERTRLDAPAPRPVSQGRGADASPVQL
- a CDS encoding helix-turn-helix domain-containing protein, translated to MSSAVVPEAERLDWFTDVVAQELVSTAIRSGRPGKFWAEASVLDLGGVQVSTFDFSSLHSRRTAAHVRRSDPEQYQIGLVTDGAMSLAQNRSDTGLFSGDMVLWDTSLPMESLALPGDDGLIRAVTLSFPRDAMPLRGARVERLLARRIPGGHGLGAILAQYMRSLAAHGADCGPAELNRLGTVALDLVGACLAGQLGAEDELSAEARNRALMERINSFIDHNLGDPQLTPSAVAARHGISLRWLQLLFREQGQTVAAGIRQRRLERCRADLAAPGLLTSPVHAVARRWGFTNPAVFSRTFREAYGASPTEFRQWAVREALARKINEPCTPGTSRGPVRP